One window from the genome of Oryctolagus cuniculus chromosome 1, mOryCun1.1, whole genome shotgun sequence encodes:
- the DGKZ gene encoding diacylglycerol kinase zeta isoform X8: MAEGPSGAGLRGDGAGRDWASEEEVVRRRCRRREEAQISQPWPEAPRGMAAGPPVEERFRQMHLQKQVSYRKAITKSGLPHLAPPPPAPGALCGESERQIRSTVDWSESATYGEHIWFETNVSGDFCYVGEQYCVAKMLKSVSRRKCAACKIVVHTPCIEQLEKINFRCKPSFRESGSRNVREPTFVRHHWVHRRRQDGKCRHCGKGFQQKFTFHSKEIVAISCSWCKQAYHSKVSCFMLQQIEEPCSLGVHAAVVIPPTWILRARRPQNTLKASKKKKRASFKRKSSKKGPEEGRWRPFIIRPTPSPLMKPLLVFVNPKSGGNQGAKIIQSFLWYLNPRQVFDLSQGGPKEALEMYRKVHNLRILACGGDGTVGWILSTLDQLRLKPPPPVAILPLGTGNDLARTLNWGGGYTDEPVSKILSHVEEGNVVQLDRWDLRAEPNPEAGPEERDEGATDRLPLDVFNNYFSLGFDAHVTLEFHESREANPEKFNSRFRNKMFYAGTAFSDFLMGSSKDLAKHIRVVCDGTDLTPKIQDLKPQCIVFLNIPRYCAGTMPWGHPGEHHDFEPQRHDDGYLEVIGFTMTSLAALQVGGHGERLTQCREVLLSTSKAIPVQVDGEPCKLAASRIRIALRNQATMVQKAKRRSATPLHSDQQPVPEQLRIQVSRVSMHDYEALHYDKEQLREASVPLGTVVVPGDSDLELCRAHIERLQQEPEGDGAQSPVCQKLSPKWCFLDATTASRFYRIDRAQEHLNYVTEIAQDEIYILDPELLGASARPDLPTPTSPLPNSPCSPTPRLLQGDAAPPPGEELIEAARRNDFCKLQELHRAGGDLTHRDGRNRTLLHHAVSTGSKDVVRYLLDHAPPEILDAVEENGETCLHQAAALGQRTICHYIVEAGASLMKTDQQGDTPRQRAEKAQDTELAAYLENRQHYQMVQREDQETAV; the protein is encoded by the exons GAAAGCCATCACCAAGTCCGGCCTCCcgcacctggctcctcccccgCCGGCCCCCGGGGCCCTGTGCGGCGAGTCTGAGCGGCAGATCCGGAGCACCGTGGACTGGAGT GAGTCAGCAACGTATGGGGAGCACATCTGGTTCGAGACCAACGTGTCGGGGGACTTCTGCTATGTTGGGGAGCAGTACTGTGTAGCCAAGATGCTG AAGTCAGTGTCGCGGAGAAAGTGCGCAGCCTGCAAGATCGTGGTGCACACCCCCTGCATTGAGCAGCTGGAGAAG ATAAATTTCCGCTGTAAGCCATCCTTCCGGGAATCGGGCTCCAGGAATGTCCGGGAG CCAACCTTCGTGCGGCACCACTGGGTGCACAGGAGGCGCCAGGACGGCAAGTGTCGGCACTGTGGCAAG GGCTTCCAGCAGAAGTTCACCTTCCACAGCAAGGAGATCGTGGCCATCAGCTGCTCCTGGTGCAAGCAGGCG TACCACAGCAAGGTGTCCTGCTTCATGCTGCAGCAGATTGAGGAGCCGTGCTCGCTGGGGGTGCACGCGGCCGTGGTCATCCCGCCCACCTGGATCCTGCGCGCCCGGAGGCCGCAG AACACCCTCAAGGCGAGCAAGAAGAAAAAGAGGGCGTCGTTCAAGAGGAAGTCCAGCAAGAAGGGGCCCGag GAGGGCCGCTGGAGGCCCTTCATCATCAGGCCCACCCCGTCCCCCCTCATGAAGCCCCTGCTGGTGTTTGTAAACCCCAAGAGTGGGGGCAACCAG GGCGCCAAGATCATCCAGTCCTTCCTCTGGTATCTCAACCCCCGACAAGTGTTTGACCTGAGCCAGGGAGGGCCCAAGGAGGC gctggAGATGTACCGCAAGGTGCACAACTTGCGCATCCTGGCGTGTGGGGGCGACGGCACG GTCGGCTGGATTCTCTCCACCCTGGACCAGCTGCGCTTAAAGCCGCCACCACCTGTGGCCATCCTGCCGCTGGGCACCGGCAACGACTTGGCGCGTACCCTCAACTGGGGCGGG GGCTACACAGACGAGCCCGTATCCAAGATCCTCTCCCACGTGGAAGAGGGGAACGTGGTGCAGCTGGACCGCTGGGACCTCCGCGCTGAGCCCAACCCCGAGGCCGGGCCAGAGGAGCGAGACGAGGGTGCCACTGACCGG ctGCCCCTGGATGTCTTCAACAACTACTTCAGCCTGGGCTTCGACGCCCACGTCACCCTGGAGTTCCACGAGTCCCGAG AGGCGAACCCTGAGAAGTTCAACAGCCGCTTTCGGAACAAGATGTTCTATGCCGGG ACAGCCTTCTCGGACTTCCTCATGGGCAGCTCCAAGGACCTGGCCAAACACATCCGGGTGGTG TGCGACGGGACGGATCTGACCCCCAAGATCCAGGACCTGAAGCCCCAGTGCATCGTTTTCTTGAACATCCCCAG GTACTGCGCGGGCACCATGCCCTGGGGCCACCCTGGGGAGCACCATGACTTTGAGCCCCAGCGACACGATGACGGCTACCTCGAGGTCATTGGCTTCACCATGACGTCTCTG GCCGCGCTGCAGGTGGGCGGGCACGGCGAGCGGCTGACACAGTGCCGCGAGGTGCTGCTCAGCACGTCCAAGGCCATCCCGGTGCAGGTGGATGGCGAGCCCTGCAAGCTGGCAGCCTCCCGCATCCGCATCGCCCTGCGCAACCAGGCCACCATGGTGCAGAAGGCCAAGCGGCGGAGCGCCACGCCCCTGCACAGCGA CCAGCAGCCGGTGCCCGAGCAGCTCCGGATCCAGGTGAGCAGAGTCAGCATGCACGACTACGAGGCCCTGCATTACGACAAGGAGCAGCTCAGGGAGGCTT CTGTGCCGCTGGGCACCGTGGTGGTCCCAGGAGACAGCGACCTGGAGCTCTGCCGAGCCCACATCGAGAGGCTGCAGCAG GAGCCCGAAGGTGATGGAGCGCAGTCCCCCGTGTGCCAGAAACTGTCCCCCAAGTGGTGTTTCCTGGACG CCACCACTGCCAGCCGCTTCTACAGGATCGACCGCGCCCAG GAACACCTCAACTACGTGACTGAGATTGCACAGGACGAAATCTACATCCTGGACCCCGAGCTGCTGGGGGCATCGGCCCGGCCTGACCTGCcaacccccacctccccactccccaacTCACCCTGCTCACCCACGCCCCG GTTACTGCAAGGGGACGCCGCGCCCCCTCCAG GTGAGGAGCTGATTGAAGCCGCCAGGAGGAACGACTTCTGCAAG CTCCAGGAACTGCACCGAGCGGGAGGCGACCTCACGCACCGCGACGGGCGGAACCGCACGCTGCTGCACCACGCAGTGAGCACTGGCAGCAAGGACGTGGTCCGCTACCTGCTGGACCACG cccctccagaGATCCTCGATGCCGTGGAGGAAAA TGGGGAGACGTGTCTGCACCAGGCGGCCGCCCTGGGCCAGCGCACCATCTGCCACTACATCGTGGAGGCCGGGGCCTCCCTCATGAAAACGGACCAGCAG ggggaCACACCCCGGCAGCGCGCCGAGAAGGCTCAGGACACGGAGCTGGCCGCCTACCTGGAAAACCGGCAGCACTACCAGATGGTCCAGCGGGAGGACCAGGAGACCGCCGTGTAG
- the DGKZ gene encoding diacylglycerol kinase zeta isoform X7, whose product MAEGPSGAGLRGDGAGRDWASEEEVVRRRCRRREEAQISQPWPEAPRGMAAGPPVEERFRQMHLQKQVSYRKAITKSGLPHLAPPPPAPGALCGESERQIRSTVDWSESATYGEHIWFETNVSGDFCYVGEQYCVAKMLQKSVSRRKCAACKIVVHTPCIEQLEKINFRCKPSFRESGSRNVREPTFVRHHWVHRRRQDGKCRHCGKGFQQKFTFHSKEIVAISCSWCKQAYHSKVSCFMLQQIEEPCSLGVHAAVVIPPTWILRARRPQNTLKASKKKKRASFKRKSSKKGPEEGRWRPFIIRPTPSPLMKPLLVFVNPKSGGNQGAKIIQSFLWYLNPRQVFDLSQGGPKEALEMYRKVHNLRILACGGDGTVGWILSTLDQLRLKPPPPVAILPLGTGNDLARTLNWGGGYTDEPVSKILSHVEEGNVVQLDRWDLRAEPNPEAGPEERDEGATDRLPLDVFNNYFSLGFDAHVTLEFHESREANPEKFNSRFRNKMFYAGTAFSDFLMGSSKDLAKHIRVVCDGTDLTPKIQDLKPQCIVFLNIPRYCAGTMPWGHPGEHHDFEPQRHDDGYLEVIGFTMTSLAALQVGGHGERLTQCREVLLSTSKAIPVQVDGEPCKLAASRIRIALRNQATMVQKAKRRSATPLHSDQQPVPEQLRIQVSRVSMHDYEALHYDKEQLREASVPLGTVVVPGDSDLELCRAHIERLQQEPEGDGAQSPVCQKLSPKWCFLDATTASRFYRIDRAQEHLNYVTEIAQDEIYILDPELLGASARPDLPTPTSPLPNSPCSPTPRLLQGDAAPPPGEELIEAARRNDFCKLQELHRAGGDLTHRDGRNRTLLHHAVSTGSKDVVRYLLDHAPPEILDAVEENGETCLHQAAALGQRTICHYIVEAGASLMKTDQQGDTPRQRAEKAQDTELAAYLENRQHYQMVQREDQETAV is encoded by the exons GAAAGCCATCACCAAGTCCGGCCTCCcgcacctggctcctcccccgCCGGCCCCCGGGGCCCTGTGCGGCGAGTCTGAGCGGCAGATCCGGAGCACCGTGGACTGGAGT GAGTCAGCAACGTATGGGGAGCACATCTGGTTCGAGACCAACGTGTCGGGGGACTTCTGCTATGTTGGGGAGCAGTACTGTGTAGCCAAGATGCTG CAGAAGTCAGTGTCGCGGAGAAAGTGCGCAGCCTGCAAGATCGTGGTGCACACCCCCTGCATTGAGCAGCTGGAGAAG ATAAATTTCCGCTGTAAGCCATCCTTCCGGGAATCGGGCTCCAGGAATGTCCGGGAG CCAACCTTCGTGCGGCACCACTGGGTGCACAGGAGGCGCCAGGACGGCAAGTGTCGGCACTGTGGCAAG GGCTTCCAGCAGAAGTTCACCTTCCACAGCAAGGAGATCGTGGCCATCAGCTGCTCCTGGTGCAAGCAGGCG TACCACAGCAAGGTGTCCTGCTTCATGCTGCAGCAGATTGAGGAGCCGTGCTCGCTGGGGGTGCACGCGGCCGTGGTCATCCCGCCCACCTGGATCCTGCGCGCCCGGAGGCCGCAG AACACCCTCAAGGCGAGCAAGAAGAAAAAGAGGGCGTCGTTCAAGAGGAAGTCCAGCAAGAAGGGGCCCGag GAGGGCCGCTGGAGGCCCTTCATCATCAGGCCCACCCCGTCCCCCCTCATGAAGCCCCTGCTGGTGTTTGTAAACCCCAAGAGTGGGGGCAACCAG GGCGCCAAGATCATCCAGTCCTTCCTCTGGTATCTCAACCCCCGACAAGTGTTTGACCTGAGCCAGGGAGGGCCCAAGGAGGC gctggAGATGTACCGCAAGGTGCACAACTTGCGCATCCTGGCGTGTGGGGGCGACGGCACG GTCGGCTGGATTCTCTCCACCCTGGACCAGCTGCGCTTAAAGCCGCCACCACCTGTGGCCATCCTGCCGCTGGGCACCGGCAACGACTTGGCGCGTACCCTCAACTGGGGCGGG GGCTACACAGACGAGCCCGTATCCAAGATCCTCTCCCACGTGGAAGAGGGGAACGTGGTGCAGCTGGACCGCTGGGACCTCCGCGCTGAGCCCAACCCCGAGGCCGGGCCAGAGGAGCGAGACGAGGGTGCCACTGACCGG ctGCCCCTGGATGTCTTCAACAACTACTTCAGCCTGGGCTTCGACGCCCACGTCACCCTGGAGTTCCACGAGTCCCGAG AGGCGAACCCTGAGAAGTTCAACAGCCGCTTTCGGAACAAGATGTTCTATGCCGGG ACAGCCTTCTCGGACTTCCTCATGGGCAGCTCCAAGGACCTGGCCAAACACATCCGGGTGGTG TGCGACGGGACGGATCTGACCCCCAAGATCCAGGACCTGAAGCCCCAGTGCATCGTTTTCTTGAACATCCCCAG GTACTGCGCGGGCACCATGCCCTGGGGCCACCCTGGGGAGCACCATGACTTTGAGCCCCAGCGACACGATGACGGCTACCTCGAGGTCATTGGCTTCACCATGACGTCTCTG GCCGCGCTGCAGGTGGGCGGGCACGGCGAGCGGCTGACACAGTGCCGCGAGGTGCTGCTCAGCACGTCCAAGGCCATCCCGGTGCAGGTGGATGGCGAGCCCTGCAAGCTGGCAGCCTCCCGCATCCGCATCGCCCTGCGCAACCAGGCCACCATGGTGCAGAAGGCCAAGCGGCGGAGCGCCACGCCCCTGCACAGCGA CCAGCAGCCGGTGCCCGAGCAGCTCCGGATCCAGGTGAGCAGAGTCAGCATGCACGACTACGAGGCCCTGCATTACGACAAGGAGCAGCTCAGGGAGGCTT CTGTGCCGCTGGGCACCGTGGTGGTCCCAGGAGACAGCGACCTGGAGCTCTGCCGAGCCCACATCGAGAGGCTGCAGCAG GAGCCCGAAGGTGATGGAGCGCAGTCCCCCGTGTGCCAGAAACTGTCCCCCAAGTGGTGTTTCCTGGACG CCACCACTGCCAGCCGCTTCTACAGGATCGACCGCGCCCAG GAACACCTCAACTACGTGACTGAGATTGCACAGGACGAAATCTACATCCTGGACCCCGAGCTGCTGGGGGCATCGGCCCGGCCTGACCTGCcaacccccacctccccactccccaacTCACCCTGCTCACCCACGCCCCG GTTACTGCAAGGGGACGCCGCGCCCCCTCCAG GTGAGGAGCTGATTGAAGCCGCCAGGAGGAACGACTTCTGCAAG CTCCAGGAACTGCACCGAGCGGGAGGCGACCTCACGCACCGCGACGGGCGGAACCGCACGCTGCTGCACCACGCAGTGAGCACTGGCAGCAAGGACGTGGTCCGCTACCTGCTGGACCACG cccctccagaGATCCTCGATGCCGTGGAGGAAAA TGGGGAGACGTGTCTGCACCAGGCGGCCGCCCTGGGCCAGCGCACCATCTGCCACTACATCGTGGAGGCCGGGGCCTCCCTCATGAAAACGGACCAGCAG ggggaCACACCCCGGCAGCGCGCCGAGAAGGCTCAGGACACGGAGCTGGCCGCCTACCTGGAAAACCGGCAGCACTACCAGATGGTCCAGCGGGAGGACCAGGAGACCGCCGTGTAG
- the DGKZ gene encoding diacylglycerol kinase zeta isoform X9, with protein sequence MSARGAGHSAGAGCDVAAARGPAEALGTDEGEPPGALRQMWRYRSWDVPQIPAEALQTQKAITKSGLPHLAPPPPAPGALCGESERQIRSTVDWSESATYGEHIWFETNVSGDFCYVGEQYCVAKMLQKSVSRRKCAACKIVVHTPCIEQLEKINFRCKPSFRESGSRNVREPTFVRHHWVHRRRQDGKCRHCGKGFQQKFTFHSKEIVAISCSWCKQAYHSKVSCFMLQQIEEPCSLGVHAAVVIPPTWILRARRPQNTLKASKKKKRASFKRKSSKKGPEEGRWRPFIIRPTPSPLMKPLLVFVNPKSGGNQGAKIIQSFLWYLNPRQVFDLSQGGPKEALEMYRKVHNLRILACGGDGTVGWILSTLDQLRLKPPPPVAILPLGTGNDLARTLNWGGGYTDEPVSKILSHVEEGNVVQLDRWDLRAEPNPEAGPEERDEGATDRLPLDVFNNYFSLGFDAHVTLEFHESREANPEKFNSRFRNKMFYAGTAFSDFLMGSSKDLAKHIRVVCDGTDLTPKIQDLKPQCIVFLNIPRYCAGTMPWGHPGEHHDFEPQRHDDGYLEVIGFTMTSLAALQVGGHGERLTQCREVLLSTSKAIPVQVDGEPCKLAASRIRIALRNQATMVQKAKRRSATPLHSDQQPVPEQLRIQVSRVSMHDYEALHYDKEQLREASVPLGTVVVPGDSDLELCRAHIERLQQEPEGDGAQSPVCQKLSPKWCFLDATTASRFYRIDRAQEHLNYVTEIAQDEIYILDPELLGASARPDLPTPTSPLPNSPCSPTPRLLQGDAAPPPGEELIEAARRNDFCKLQELHRAGGDLTHRDGRNRTLLHHAVSTGSKDVVRYLLDHAPPEILDAVEENGETCLHQAAALGQRTICHYIVEAGASLMKTDQQGDTPRQRAEKAQDTELAAYLENRQHYQMVQREDQETAV encoded by the exons GAAAGCCATCACCAAGTCCGGCCTCCcgcacctggctcctcccccgCCGGCCCCCGGGGCCCTGTGCGGCGAGTCTGAGCGGCAGATCCGGAGCACCGTGGACTGGAGT GAGTCAGCAACGTATGGGGAGCACATCTGGTTCGAGACCAACGTGTCGGGGGACTTCTGCTATGTTGGGGAGCAGTACTGTGTAGCCAAGATGCTG CAGAAGTCAGTGTCGCGGAGAAAGTGCGCAGCCTGCAAGATCGTGGTGCACACCCCCTGCATTGAGCAGCTGGAGAAG ATAAATTTCCGCTGTAAGCCATCCTTCCGGGAATCGGGCTCCAGGAATGTCCGGGAG CCAACCTTCGTGCGGCACCACTGGGTGCACAGGAGGCGCCAGGACGGCAAGTGTCGGCACTGTGGCAAG GGCTTCCAGCAGAAGTTCACCTTCCACAGCAAGGAGATCGTGGCCATCAGCTGCTCCTGGTGCAAGCAGGCG TACCACAGCAAGGTGTCCTGCTTCATGCTGCAGCAGATTGAGGAGCCGTGCTCGCTGGGGGTGCACGCGGCCGTGGTCATCCCGCCCACCTGGATCCTGCGCGCCCGGAGGCCGCAG AACACCCTCAAGGCGAGCAAGAAGAAAAAGAGGGCGTCGTTCAAGAGGAAGTCCAGCAAGAAGGGGCCCGag GAGGGCCGCTGGAGGCCCTTCATCATCAGGCCCACCCCGTCCCCCCTCATGAAGCCCCTGCTGGTGTTTGTAAACCCCAAGAGTGGGGGCAACCAG GGCGCCAAGATCATCCAGTCCTTCCTCTGGTATCTCAACCCCCGACAAGTGTTTGACCTGAGCCAGGGAGGGCCCAAGGAGGC gctggAGATGTACCGCAAGGTGCACAACTTGCGCATCCTGGCGTGTGGGGGCGACGGCACG GTCGGCTGGATTCTCTCCACCCTGGACCAGCTGCGCTTAAAGCCGCCACCACCTGTGGCCATCCTGCCGCTGGGCACCGGCAACGACTTGGCGCGTACCCTCAACTGGGGCGGG GGCTACACAGACGAGCCCGTATCCAAGATCCTCTCCCACGTGGAAGAGGGGAACGTGGTGCAGCTGGACCGCTGGGACCTCCGCGCTGAGCCCAACCCCGAGGCCGGGCCAGAGGAGCGAGACGAGGGTGCCACTGACCGG ctGCCCCTGGATGTCTTCAACAACTACTTCAGCCTGGGCTTCGACGCCCACGTCACCCTGGAGTTCCACGAGTCCCGAG AGGCGAACCCTGAGAAGTTCAACAGCCGCTTTCGGAACAAGATGTTCTATGCCGGG ACAGCCTTCTCGGACTTCCTCATGGGCAGCTCCAAGGACCTGGCCAAACACATCCGGGTGGTG TGCGACGGGACGGATCTGACCCCCAAGATCCAGGACCTGAAGCCCCAGTGCATCGTTTTCTTGAACATCCCCAG GTACTGCGCGGGCACCATGCCCTGGGGCCACCCTGGGGAGCACCATGACTTTGAGCCCCAGCGACACGATGACGGCTACCTCGAGGTCATTGGCTTCACCATGACGTCTCTG GCCGCGCTGCAGGTGGGCGGGCACGGCGAGCGGCTGACACAGTGCCGCGAGGTGCTGCTCAGCACGTCCAAGGCCATCCCGGTGCAGGTGGATGGCGAGCCCTGCAAGCTGGCAGCCTCCCGCATCCGCATCGCCCTGCGCAACCAGGCCACCATGGTGCAGAAGGCCAAGCGGCGGAGCGCCACGCCCCTGCACAGCGA CCAGCAGCCGGTGCCCGAGCAGCTCCGGATCCAGGTGAGCAGAGTCAGCATGCACGACTACGAGGCCCTGCATTACGACAAGGAGCAGCTCAGGGAGGCTT CTGTGCCGCTGGGCACCGTGGTGGTCCCAGGAGACAGCGACCTGGAGCTCTGCCGAGCCCACATCGAGAGGCTGCAGCAG GAGCCCGAAGGTGATGGAGCGCAGTCCCCCGTGTGCCAGAAACTGTCCCCCAAGTGGTGTTTCCTGGACG CCACCACTGCCAGCCGCTTCTACAGGATCGACCGCGCCCAG GAACACCTCAACTACGTGACTGAGATTGCACAGGACGAAATCTACATCCTGGACCCCGAGCTGCTGGGGGCATCGGCCCGGCCTGACCTGCcaacccccacctccccactccccaacTCACCCTGCTCACCCACGCCCCG GTTACTGCAAGGGGACGCCGCGCCCCCTCCAG GTGAGGAGCTGATTGAAGCCGCCAGGAGGAACGACTTCTGCAAG CTCCAGGAACTGCACCGAGCGGGAGGCGACCTCACGCACCGCGACGGGCGGAACCGCACGCTGCTGCACCACGCAGTGAGCACTGGCAGCAAGGACGTGGTCCGCTACCTGCTGGACCACG cccctccagaGATCCTCGATGCCGTGGAGGAAAA TGGGGAGACGTGTCTGCACCAGGCGGCCGCCCTGGGCCAGCGCACCATCTGCCACTACATCGTGGAGGCCGGGGCCTCCCTCATGAAAACGGACCAGCAG ggggaCACACCCCGGCAGCGCGCCGAGAAGGCTCAGGACACGGAGCTGGCCGCCTACCTGGAAAACCGGCAGCACTACCAGATGGTCCAGCGGGAGGACCAGGAGACCGCCGTGTAG
- the DGKZ gene encoding diacylglycerol kinase zeta isoform X11, which translates to MEPRDGSPEARSSDSESASASSSGSERDAGPEPDKAPRRLSKRRFPGLRLFGHRKAITKSGLPHLAPPPPAPGALCGESERQIRSTVDWSESATYGEHIWFETNVSGDFCYVGEQYCVAKMLKSVSRRKCAACKIVVHTPCIEQLEKINFRCKPSFRESGSRNVREPTFVRHHWVHRRRQDGKCRHCGKGFQQKFTFHSKEIVAISCSWCKQAYHSKVSCFMLQQIEEPCSLGVHAAVVIPPTWILRARRPQNTLKASKKKKRASFKRKSSKKGPEEGRWRPFIIRPTPSPLMKPLLVFVNPKSGGNQGAKIIQSFLWYLNPRQVFDLSQGGPKEALEMYRKVHNLRILACGGDGTVGWILSTLDQLRLKPPPPVAILPLGTGNDLARTLNWGGGYTDEPVSKILSHVEEGNVVQLDRWDLRAEPNPEAGPEERDEGATDRLPLDVFNNYFSLGFDAHVTLEFHESREANPEKFNSRFRNKMFYAGTAFSDFLMGSSKDLAKHIRVVCDGTDLTPKIQDLKPQCIVFLNIPRYCAGTMPWGHPGEHHDFEPQRHDDGYLEVIGFTMTSLAALQVGGHGERLTQCREVLLSTSKAIPVQVDGEPCKLAASRIRIALRNQATMVQKAKRRSATPLHSDQQPVPEQLRIQVSRVSMHDYEALHYDKEQLREASVPLGTVVVPGDSDLELCRAHIERLQQEPEGDGAQSPVCQKLSPKWCFLDATTASRFYRIDRAQEHLNYVTEIAQDEIYILDPELLGASARPDLPTPTSPLPNSPCSPTPRLLQGDAAPPPGEELIEAARRNDFCKLQELHRAGGDLTHRDGRNRTLLHHAVSTGSKDVVRYLLDHAPPEILDAVEENGETCLHQAAALGQRTICHYIVEAGASLMKTDQQGDTPRQRAEKAQDTELAAYLENRQHYQMVQREDQETAV; encoded by the exons GAAAGCCATCACCAAGTCCGGCCTCCcgcacctggctcctcccccgCCGGCCCCCGGGGCCCTGTGCGGCGAGTCTGAGCGGCAGATCCGGAGCACCGTGGACTGGAGT GAGTCAGCAACGTATGGGGAGCACATCTGGTTCGAGACCAACGTGTCGGGGGACTTCTGCTATGTTGGGGAGCAGTACTGTGTAGCCAAGATGCTG AAGTCAGTGTCGCGGAGAAAGTGCGCAGCCTGCAAGATCGTGGTGCACACCCCCTGCATTGAGCAGCTGGAGAAG ATAAATTTCCGCTGTAAGCCATCCTTCCGGGAATCGGGCTCCAGGAATGTCCGGGAG CCAACCTTCGTGCGGCACCACTGGGTGCACAGGAGGCGCCAGGACGGCAAGTGTCGGCACTGTGGCAAG GGCTTCCAGCAGAAGTTCACCTTCCACAGCAAGGAGATCGTGGCCATCAGCTGCTCCTGGTGCAAGCAGGCG TACCACAGCAAGGTGTCCTGCTTCATGCTGCAGCAGATTGAGGAGCCGTGCTCGCTGGGGGTGCACGCGGCCGTGGTCATCCCGCCCACCTGGATCCTGCGCGCCCGGAGGCCGCAG AACACCCTCAAGGCGAGCAAGAAGAAAAAGAGGGCGTCGTTCAAGAGGAAGTCCAGCAAGAAGGGGCCCGag GAGGGCCGCTGGAGGCCCTTCATCATCAGGCCCACCCCGTCCCCCCTCATGAAGCCCCTGCTGGTGTTTGTAAACCCCAAGAGTGGGGGCAACCAG GGCGCCAAGATCATCCAGTCCTTCCTCTGGTATCTCAACCCCCGACAAGTGTTTGACCTGAGCCAGGGAGGGCCCAAGGAGGC gctggAGATGTACCGCAAGGTGCACAACTTGCGCATCCTGGCGTGTGGGGGCGACGGCACG GTCGGCTGGATTCTCTCCACCCTGGACCAGCTGCGCTTAAAGCCGCCACCACCTGTGGCCATCCTGCCGCTGGGCACCGGCAACGACTTGGCGCGTACCCTCAACTGGGGCGGG GGCTACACAGACGAGCCCGTATCCAAGATCCTCTCCCACGTGGAAGAGGGGAACGTGGTGCAGCTGGACCGCTGGGACCTCCGCGCTGAGCCCAACCCCGAGGCCGGGCCAGAGGAGCGAGACGAGGGTGCCACTGACCGG ctGCCCCTGGATGTCTTCAACAACTACTTCAGCCTGGGCTTCGACGCCCACGTCACCCTGGAGTTCCACGAGTCCCGAG AGGCGAACCCTGAGAAGTTCAACAGCCGCTTTCGGAACAAGATGTTCTATGCCGGG ACAGCCTTCTCGGACTTCCTCATGGGCAGCTCCAAGGACCTGGCCAAACACATCCGGGTGGTG TGCGACGGGACGGATCTGACCCCCAAGATCCAGGACCTGAAGCCCCAGTGCATCGTTTTCTTGAACATCCCCAG GTACTGCGCGGGCACCATGCCCTGGGGCCACCCTGGGGAGCACCATGACTTTGAGCCCCAGCGACACGATGACGGCTACCTCGAGGTCATTGGCTTCACCATGACGTCTCTG GCCGCGCTGCAGGTGGGCGGGCACGGCGAGCGGCTGACACAGTGCCGCGAGGTGCTGCTCAGCACGTCCAAGGCCATCCCGGTGCAGGTGGATGGCGAGCCCTGCAAGCTGGCAGCCTCCCGCATCCGCATCGCCCTGCGCAACCAGGCCACCATGGTGCAGAAGGCCAAGCGGCGGAGCGCCACGCCCCTGCACAGCGA CCAGCAGCCGGTGCCCGAGCAGCTCCGGATCCAGGTGAGCAGAGTCAGCATGCACGACTACGAGGCCCTGCATTACGACAAGGAGCAGCTCAGGGAGGCTT CTGTGCCGCTGGGCACCGTGGTGGTCCCAGGAGACAGCGACCTGGAGCTCTGCCGAGCCCACATCGAGAGGCTGCAGCAG GAGCCCGAAGGTGATGGAGCGCAGTCCCCCGTGTGCCAGAAACTGTCCCCCAAGTGGTGTTTCCTGGACG CCACCACTGCCAGCCGCTTCTACAGGATCGACCGCGCCCAG GAACACCTCAACTACGTGACTGAGATTGCACAGGACGAAATCTACATCCTGGACCCCGAGCTGCTGGGGGCATCGGCCCGGCCTGACCTGCcaacccccacctccccactccccaacTCACCCTGCTCACCCACGCCCCG GTTACTGCAAGGGGACGCCGCGCCCCCTCCAG GTGAGGAGCTGATTGAAGCCGCCAGGAGGAACGACTTCTGCAAG CTCCAGGAACTGCACCGAGCGGGAGGCGACCTCACGCACCGCGACGGGCGGAACCGCACGCTGCTGCACCACGCAGTGAGCACTGGCAGCAAGGACGTGGTCCGCTACCTGCTGGACCACG cccctccagaGATCCTCGATGCCGTGGAGGAAAA TGGGGAGACGTGTCTGCACCAGGCGGCCGCCCTGGGCCAGCGCACCATCTGCCACTACATCGTGGAGGCCGGGGCCTCCCTCATGAAAACGGACCAGCAG ggggaCACACCCCGGCAGCGCGCCGAGAAGGCTCAGGACACGGAGCTGGCCGCCTACCTGGAAAACCGGCAGCACTACCAGATGGTCCAGCGGGAGGACCAGGAGACCGCCGTGTAG